The following DNA comes from Alienimonas californiensis.
TGCCCTATTCCTCCGCCTGCTGGATGACCGGGCCGGCCGCCGCCCTGGCCCGCCCCATGCTCCGCAGCGACGTACGGCTGGTTCGCGACCGGGACGGCAGCCCGGTGCTGCTCAGCACGACGGACTGGGCGCTACGGATGGTCCGCGAGCAGAACCCCGACCTGACCTTCGATCCTCACCCCCCCTCCGGCGACGCCTGACCTCAGGAACGCCCAGCGCGGGCACTCCGTCGCCGCTGTGGGGACTCGCGGTCGTTCGGGCGCGGGATTCGACCGGCCACGAACTTCCTGCCCGCCCGTGGCAGACAGGATGCTCCCGACGCTATCGTTCGGGTGCGGCCCGGGTTTGAGCGGTCGCCGTCGGAGTAGTCTGGCCAGTCCCACGACCCAAGGGACGACAGGCAGGACCATGACGAGCATTCCCCGGGGCGAGGCGTACTGGAACGCCACCGCCGAAGCGCCCGATTTTCCGACGCTCTCGGGCGACGTGAGCGTCGACGTCGCCGTCATCGGCGGCGGGATCGTCGGCATCACCGCGGCCCGGCTGTTTAAAGACCGGGGGCTCACCGTCGCCGTCGTCGAGGCGCAGCGGGTCGGCCGGCAGGTGACCGGCCGCTCGACAGCCAAGGTCAGCTCGCAGCACGGCCTCATCTATCAGAAGCTCGAGAAAAACTTCGGGGAGGAGCGGGCGCGCCTCTACGGCGAAGCGCAGGAGGCGGCGGTCCGCATGATCCGGCAACTCGCAGCGGAACACGGGATTGATTGCGACCTCGAAGATCAGGCCGCCTACACCTATACGCGGGAGGAGAAACAGGTCTCCCAAATTGAAGACGAGGTGAAGGTCGCCCAGAAGCTCGGTCTCCCCGCGACCCTCGTCCGCCAGACGGACCTGCCCTTTGACGTGCTGGCGGCGAACCGCTTCGACGGCCAGGCTCAGTTTCATCCGACCAAATACGTGGCGGGGCTGGCCGGAACCGTGCCCGGCGACGGCTCCCACGTCTTCGAGCGGAGTCGTGCGGTCGACTGGGAGCCGACCCGCGTCGTCACCGACCAGGGTGTCGTGACCGCCCGCCACGTCGTGATGGCGACGCACCTGCCGCTCGGGCAGGTCGGCGGCTACTACGCCCAGGCTCATCCGATGGCCGAACCGGTCGTCGCCGCACGGGTGAAGGGGGCGCCGGAGGGAATGTACCTCAGTGTGGACAAGCCCAGCCACTCGTATCGGGCCCACCGGAACGCCAACGGCGAGACGTACGCGATCGTCGCCGGGAACAGCTTTAAGCCGGGCCACACGGACGAGGAGCGACAGTCCGTCGAAGACGTCGAACGCTGGCTCAACGAAAACTTCGACGCCGGTCCGATCGAGTACCGCTGGGTCAACGAGGATTACAGTTCGATCGACAACGCCCCCTTCATCGGCTGGTCGTCGTCGATCGGCGAGGGCTATCTCGTCGCGACCGGCTTCAACGCCTGGGGCATCAGCAACGGCACCGCGGCGGGCATGATCCTCGCCGACCTCGTCGAGGGTCGCGAGAATCCCTGGACCAGTCTGTTCGATGCGACCCGGGTGAAGCCGGTCGCCGGCGGACCGAAGTTCGTCAAGGAGAACCTGAGCGTCGCCGCCCATCTGGTCACGGGCTACCTGTCACGCCGGCCGAAGTCCTATGACGAGTTGGAACCCGGCGACGCCGCGATCATGGAGATCGACGGCGAAAAGGTCGCCGCCTTCAAGGACGAGCAGGGCGTCGTACACGCCGTTTCCGCGGTCTGCTCCCATATGGGCTGCATCGTCGGTTGGAACGAGACCGACCGGACCTGGGACTGCCCATGCCACGGCTCCCGCTTCGAACTCTCCGGCGAGGCAACCCACGGCCCCGCCACGCAGCCCCTGGGGGCTCCCATCACCGGCTGAGGGCGGCGGGGTCGGGCCGTCCGAACGATTTCTCCGTCGTCCAGGGTGCCGCTCCGCGAAGGGGTCGCTGAACCGCGGCGTGACGCCCCCTCCGCGTACCGCCCCCGTCCCGTGCAATACGTTTACCTGCTCGTCGCCATCGTCGCCGAGGTCGTCGCCACCTCCGCCCTGAAGCCGTCCGACGGGTTCCGGCGACTCGGCCCCTCCGTGCTCGTCGTGATCGGGTACGGGTTCTCCTTCTACTTTCTCTTGCTCACGCTGCGGACGATCCCGATCGCCGTGACATACGCGGTTTGGTCGGGAGTCGGGACGGCGCTGATCACCGCCGTCGCGTGGTTGGCGTTCGGGCAAAAGCTGGACGGCCCCGCGCTCGTCGGGATCGGGCTGATCGTCGCGGGCGTCGTTGTACTGAACGCCTTCTCCGAGTCGGTCGCCCATTGAACGCCGGCTTCCCGACCGACCCCTTCTAATGCGTTGCCTCGAACGGCTCTCACGAAACGCGAACGGCCCGTCCTCATCCGCCCCGTCGGAGAGGGCAGGGGCCGCAGCCGTCGCAAGGTTCGCCTCGCAGTCGCTCCGAGCGGCTTCACCGCCATACAATCGCCCGGACCGATGGGTCGCTCGCAAACGCGGCCCCGTCCGGTCATCCTTCCGCTCGACCGTTCTCTCCCCCGTCAATAGCTCGCCGCCCATGTCTTCGTCCTCCTTGGTAGGCCGCCGCAGTTTCCTGCAGACCGCGTCCGCCGCCGCGGCCGCCGGCCTGTTTGTCGGAACGGGCCGTTCGTCCCGCGGTCAGGATTCGCCGAACGAACGCCCCGTGTTCGCGACGATCGGGCTCCGCAACCAGGGTTGGGCGATCACCTCCAAGTCGACGGGGCTCGCGGACTTCGCCGCCTTCGCCGACGTTGACGCGAACGTCCTGGGCGCGAACCTCGAACAGCTTGAGCAGCGGACGAAGAAAAAGGCGGACGGCTATAAGGACTACCGCGAAGTTCTCGACCGAAAGGACGTCGACGCGGTCATGATCGCGACGCCGGACCACTGGCACACCAAGATTTCGGTCGAGGCGATGCTGGCCGGCAAGGACGTCTACTGCGAAAAGCCGCTGACCCTGACGATCGACGAGGGCAAGCTCATTGAGAAGGTCGTCGAGCAGACCGGGCGGACGTTCCAGGTCGGCACGATGCAGCGGACCGAGAGCGACCAACGGTTCCTCAAGGCGATCGCCCTGATCCGGGACGGTCGGATCGGCGAGATTCGCAAGGTCACCTGCGGCATCGGCGGCGCCGGCGCCTCGCCCGAGATCCCGGCGGTCGACCCGCCCAAGGGCCTCGACTGGGACATGTGGCTCGGCCCCGCGCCGAAGGCCCCCTACCGCGCGCTGCCGGAGATGCGGCAGGGGTACGGCGGCGGCGTGCCGCTCTACACCAACTGCCACTACGCCTGGCGGAACTGGTTCGAAACCTCCGGCGGTCAGCTGAACGACTGGGGCGCCCACCATGTCGACATCGCGACCTGGGCCCTCGGCGCGAGCGACACCGGCCCGAGCAAGATCACGCCGGTGAGCTATTCGATGCCGGTCGACTACAAGGACGGCTACCCGACGGTCGCCGATCGGTTCAACGTGCCGACGAGCTTCGAGATCCGCGCCGAGATGCCCGGCGGCGTGCCGCTGATCATCACCAGTTCCGGCGACAACGGCATCCTGTTCGAGGGGACGAAGGGTCGCTTCTTCGTCAACCGCGGTAAGCTGACGGGCAAGCCGGTCGAAGAGCTGGAAAGCAACCCGCTGCCCGAGGGCGCCGTCGAAGCGGTGTACGGCGGCCCGGTCAGCGGGAACCACACCGCTAACTTTATCGACGCGATGAAGTCCCGCGAGCAGCCGATCTCCGACGTCTGGTCCCACAACCGGATGCTCGAGACCTGCCACCTGGCGAACATCGCGATGCGGCTGGGCCGCGAATTGAATTGGGACCCGACCAAACGCGAAATCGTCGGCGACGCCGAAGCCAACGCGTTCCTGTCGCAGGAGAGCCGCAAGGGCTACGAAATCGACATGTAGTCGACCCGCAACGGACGCCGCCGTCGCGGATCGACGTGATCCCGACGGCGCGTTCAATTCGGTCGCGCCGTCCGCCGAAGTTTGGCCCGTTCTCGTTCAACCCGCAGATCCGCCATGCGCCGCGTCTTGCCGATTCTATTGCTCGCGGCGGCTCTCGGCGGGAGCGCTTCGGCGGCGCCGGCAGACGAGGTCGTCCTGCCTCGGGGGGATCAGCCTCCGGCTCTTGCGATCGACCATTTCCCCAGCCGGTTGCATGCGGTCGTCTGGCGAAACTGGCAGATCCTGCCCGCGGAACGAATCGCCGACGCCGTCGGCGCCGAGCCGGCACAGATTGAGGAACTCGCCGCTTCGATGGGGTTGCCGGCGAATCAGCCGATTTCCGACCGCTTCAAACCGTACTTTTACAAGACGGTCCTCCGCCGGAATTGGCACCTGTTGCCGTACGATCAGTTATTGACGTTGCTGGAGATGGACGCGGAGGAGTTGGCGTTCCTGCTGCACGAGGACGACTTCCTCTACATTAAGTTTGGACGTTCCAAGCCGCGGTGCAAGCCGGTCCGCTGGCAGGCGCCGGATGAGTCGCAGCAGCGCCGGGCCGCGGAAATTCGAGACCTCGTCGCCCGGCGTTTCGGCGACCTGTCGGCCCCGGCGGGCGCCGCCCGTTTCGCATTTATTAGCGACCTTACGGAGCCGATCGCCGCGACAAACTCCGGCGATCCGCTGCCGGCGGCCGGGGGGCCGCGGTTCCTCTATTCCTATTTCGCCGTCTACGGCGATCCGCTGCTGGACCCGGCGGTCGACCCGTATCCAGAGGGTCTGCTGCAACAATTGGCGGCCCGGGGGGTGAACGGCGTGTGGCTGCACGTCGTCCTGCGGCAACTGGCGCCGGGCGGCCCGGACTTTCCGGAATTCGGGCAGGACCACGAGCGGCGGCTGGCGAACCTGCGGCGGCTGGTCGAACGGGCGGAGCGGCACGGCATCAAGATTTATCTCTACCTCAACGAGCCGCGGGCGATGCCGCTCTCGTTCTTCGAGTCTCGCCCGGACCTCCTCGGCGTGAAGAAAAACGAGCTGGCGACCCTGTGCACCAGCGACGCCCGCGTGCGGGACTGGATGCGATCCGCGCTGACCCACGTCTTCCGCGAGGCGCCGGGGTTGGGGGGCGCATTCACGATCACCGCCAGCGAGAATTTGACCAGCTGCGCCTCGCACAACCTGCATCATCAATGCTCGCGGTGCGCCTCGCGGTCCGCGGCGGAGATCATCGCGGAGGTGAACGCCGTCGTCGAACAGGGGGTGCACGCGGGCGACCCGCAGGCGAAGGTGATCGCCTGGGACTGGGGCTGGAACGGGCACGGCCTCGCCCCCGAACACATCGCGCAGCTGCCCCGCGACACGTGGCTGATGTCGGTCAGCGAGTGGGATCTCCCCATTCAGCGCGGGGGCGTCGAGAGTCGGGTCGGCGAGTACTCGGTCTCCGCGGTCGGTCCCGGCCCCCGGGCGACGGCTCAATGGAAGACGGCCCGCGACCGCGGCCTGCAAACCGTGGCGAAAGTGCAGGTTAATAACTCTTGGGAGTTGTCTGCGGTGCCGTGGCTGCCCGTGCCGGATCTGGTTGCCGCACACGCGACCCGGCTGCGAGCCGCGGGCGTCGACGGGGTAATGCTGAGTTGGTCGCTCGGGGGATATCCGTCGCCGAACCTCGAAGTGATGAATCGCCTGCTGACGGACGAGACCGCGACGGCGGAGGACGTGCTCCAGCAAACCGCAGTCGGTCGCTACGGCGAAGCGGCCGCTCCGCAGGTCCGGCGGGCGTGGACGGCCTTCAGCACGGCTTTTCAAGAATATCCCTATTCGGGGGCGGTGGTGTATCGCGGGCCGCAACACATGGGACCGGCGAACCTCCTGCACGTGGCTCCGACGGGCCGGGCGGCCACGATGGTGGGCTTTCCGTACGACGACCTGGACGGCTGGCGCGGCCCCTACCCGCGGGAGGATTTTATTCGACAATTCGAGACGCTGGCCGCCGGCTGGCAGGTCGGGCTGAAAGGCCTCGAAGCGGCGGCGGCCGTCGCGGAGCCGGATCGCCGAGCGGTCGTGGAAGCGGATCTGCGGTTGGCCCGTGCCGCCCACCTCCATTTCGCCAGCACGGCGGCGCAGGCGCAGTGGATCGCGCTCCGGGATCAGCTATCGTCGCACGACACGCCGGAAACGCGCGAGGAGATCGCCGCAACGCTCGACGCCGAGGACGCCTTCGCCCGGCAGCTTTACGACCTGACGCGGGCGGACTCCCGCATCGGCTTCGAGGCCTCGAACGCCTACTACTATCTTCCGCTCGACCTGGTGGAAAAGACGTTAAATATCGATTGGGTCCGCCGGCGGATCGCGGAGCAATAGTTCCTCTCTCCCGGCCGGAGATCGTCGCCCCGCAAGCGGGCGGCGAATTTGCGGAGGCGTCTGCGAACCGTGGGTTCGGGGGATTCCGGCCGTCGCCGCCGGCCCGTAAAATCGGTCGCCGCCCGTCCCGTCGCGCTGTTGGCCGGACGGCCCCTGCGACCTCCCAAACACAATGGCGGACCGAGGAACAACGATGGCGTACGAAGCGTGGACGGCCACCGGGCCGGGGGCGACCTTCGAGAAACGGTCCCTCGACCGCGGTCCGCTGGGGCCGGAGGAGGTGGAGGTGGCGGTCGAGCATTGCGGCATCTGCCACTCCGATCTGTCGATGTGGCATGACGAGTGGGGCACGGCGACCTACCCGGCCGTGCTCGGGCACGAGGTGATCGGCCGAGTCGCTGCGTTGGGTCCGATGGCCAAAGGCCTTGCCGTTGGGCAGCGCGTCGGCGTGGGCTGGAACTGCGCCAGTTGCATGCACTGTCGGCAGTGCCTGTCGGGCGATCAGCATCTCTGCGAAAGCGCCCAGCCGACGATCGCCGGCCATCTCGGCGGGTTCGCAAGATCGGTGCGGGCTCATTGGGCGTGGACGATTCCGCTGCCCGACGACCTCCACGCCGCGGACGCCGGCCCGCTGCTGTGCGGGGGCATCACGGTGTTCAATCCCCTCGCCGCCTTCGCCTCCCCGAACAGTCGCGTGGGGGTGGTCGGGATCGGCGGGCTGGGTCACCTCGCCGTGAAGTTCGCCGCCGCGTACGGGTGCGAGGTGACGGCGTTTACCTCCAGCGAGAGCAAGTTCGAGGAGGCCCGCGGCTTCGGCGCCCACCAAGTCGTCTCCAGCCGCGACTCCGAAGCGATTCGGTCGCTCGCCAAGAGCCTCGACCTGCTGATCGTCACGGTGAACGTGCCGCTGGACTGGGACGCCCTGATCGCGTCGCTGGCGCCCAACGGGCGGATGCACGTCGTGGGCGCGGTGCTGGAGCCAATCCCCGTGTCGATCTTCCCTCTGATCATGCGTCAGGGAAGCGTCGGGGCGTCGCCGACCGGCTCTCCGGTGGGGATCGCCGACATGCTCGCCTTCGCGGCCCGGCACGACATCGCCCCGCAAACGGAACATTTCCCGATGAGCCGAATCAACGAAGCCTTCGCTCACGTCGCGGACGGCAAGGCACGGTATCGCGTGGTGCTGGACGCCGACTTCGCCGGCTGATCGCCGAGACCCGCCGCGGGGCCGCCCTCACCGCCGGCGTTCCCCACCCAGTCGCTGGGGAGGGGATCGTCCCGCCGCTGCGTGCGTTCGCATGCGGCTCTGGCTAGAGAAACGAAAACACCCCGCTGACCGGTTCGAAAACCGGCCAGCGGGGCGAGTCAGGATGACAGATTCAAACCTGCGACCTCTTGACCCCCAGGGAGGCCAAAAAGGCACCCGCCAGAATCGCTCGCGACTCTTGCGAAACAGCTATGGAACTTGAAAGTTAGGCTCTCTCAGTCCTCGTGTCCAGTCGCACCGGCGGACGTCCGATACAGTGCGGGCGTGTCAGCGGAGATCATTTTTATCAGTCTCTCCCGTCCCGGTTTCCCGCCCGT
Coding sequences within:
- a CDS encoding FAD-dependent oxidoreductase; the protein is MTSIPRGEAYWNATAEAPDFPTLSGDVSVDVAVIGGGIVGITAARLFKDRGLTVAVVEAQRVGRQVTGRSTAKVSSQHGLIYQKLEKNFGEERARLYGEAQEAAVRMIRQLAAEHGIDCDLEDQAAYTYTREEKQVSQIEDEVKVAQKLGLPATLVRQTDLPFDVLAANRFDGQAQFHPTKYVAGLAGTVPGDGSHVFERSRAVDWEPTRVVTDQGVVTARHVVMATHLPLGQVGGYYAQAHPMAEPVVAARVKGAPEGMYLSVDKPSHSYRAHRNANGETYAIVAGNSFKPGHTDEERQSVEDVERWLNENFDAGPIEYRWVNEDYSSIDNAPFIGWSSSIGEGYLVATGFNAWGISNGTAAGMILADLVEGRENPWTSLFDATRVKPVAGGPKFVKENLSVAAHLVTGYLSRRPKSYDELEPGDAAIMEIDGEKVAAFKDEQGVVHAVSAVCSHMGCIVGWNETDRTWDCPCHGSRFELSGEATHGPATQPLGAPITG
- a CDS encoding DMT family transporter produces the protein MQYVYLLVAIVAEVVATSALKPSDGFRRLGPSVLVVIGYGFSFYFLLLTLRTIPIAVTYAVWSGVGTALITAVAWLAFGQKLDGPALVGIGLIVAGVVVLNAFSESVAH
- the ahr gene encoding NADPH-dependent aldehyde reductase Ahr, with amino-acid sequence MAYEAWTATGPGATFEKRSLDRGPLGPEEVEVAVEHCGICHSDLSMWHDEWGTATYPAVLGHEVIGRVAALGPMAKGLAVGQRVGVGWNCASCMHCRQCLSGDQHLCESAQPTIAGHLGGFARSVRAHWAWTIPLPDDLHAADAGPLLCGGITVFNPLAAFASPNSRVGVVGIGGLGHLAVKFAAAYGCEVTAFTSSESKFEEARGFGAHQVVSSRDSEAIRSLAKSLDLLIVTVNVPLDWDALIASLAPNGRMHVVGAVLEPIPVSIFPLIMRQGSVGASPTGSPVGIADMLAFAARHDIAPQTEHFPMSRINEAFAHVADGKARYRVVLDADFAG
- a CDS encoding Gfo/Idh/MocA family protein, producing the protein MSSSSLVGRRSFLQTASAAAAAGLFVGTGRSSRGQDSPNERPVFATIGLRNQGWAITSKSTGLADFAAFADVDANVLGANLEQLEQRTKKKADGYKDYREVLDRKDVDAVMIATPDHWHTKISVEAMLAGKDVYCEKPLTLTIDEGKLIEKVVEQTGRTFQVGTMQRTESDQRFLKAIALIRDGRIGEIRKVTCGIGGAGASPEIPAVDPPKGLDWDMWLGPAPKAPYRALPEMRQGYGGGVPLYTNCHYAWRNWFETSGGQLNDWGAHHVDIATWALGASDTGPSKITPVSYSMPVDYKDGYPTVADRFNVPTSFEIRAEMPGGVPLIITSSGDNGILFEGTKGRFFVNRGKLTGKPVEELESNPLPEGAVEAVYGGPVSGNHTANFIDAMKSREQPISDVWSHNRMLETCHLANIAMRLGRELNWDPTKREIVGDAEANAFLSQESRKGYEIDM